A region from the Volucribacter amazonae genome encodes:
- a CDS encoding Bax inhibitor-1 family protein codes for MQPRIVVDSREQSTSLLSTHKVLRNTYFLLALALSFSALMAFVSMSFNLPRPGIIVMLVGFYGLLFLTYSLANSALGILATFAFTGFLGYSLGPILNAYISYGAGDIVFLALAGTAIVFFACSAYVLTTKKDMSFMSGMLFALFIVLVVGVIASFFLNIPGLQVAISALFVIFSAGMILFETSNIIHGGETNYIRATVSIFVSLYNLFISLLNLLSLNRD; via the coding sequence ATGCAACCTCGTATTGTTGTTGATAGTCGTGAACAATCAACCTCATTACTTAGTACACATAAAGTGCTACGTAATACTTACTTTTTATTAGCCTTGGCATTAAGTTTTTCTGCATTAATGGCTTTTGTTTCTATGAGCTTTAACCTACCTCGTCCGGGGATTATTGTTATGTTAGTAGGGTTTTATGGCTTATTATTTTTAACCTATTCACTTGCCAATAGTGCTTTAGGTATTTTAGCAACATTTGCCTTTACTGGCTTTTTAGGTTATAGCTTAGGGCCTATTCTCAATGCTTATATTAGCTATGGTGCAGGTGATATTGTTTTCTTAGCATTAGCGGGGACTGCCATTGTCTTTTTTGCTTGTTCAGCCTATGTTTTGACCACTAAAAAAGATATGTCGTTTATGTCTGGTATGTTATTTGCATTATTCATCGTGTTAGTCGTTGGTGTCATTGCAAGTTTCTTCCTAAATATCCCTGGTTTACAAGTGGCTATTAGTGCATTATTCGTCATTTTTTCAGCAGGTATGATTTTATTTGAAACAAGTAATATTATCCATGGCGGAGAAACTAATTATATTCGAGCCACAGTGAGTATTTTTGTTTCACTTTATAACCTATTTATTAGTTTATTAAACTTATTGTCGTTAAACCGTGATTAA
- a CDS encoding multicopper oxidase family protein, with translation MNRRQFVHFSLSATALALLPQFKTMACDKHHLHHTAMYENIPIAPPTALLPVEALANNMPLAPLTLLTNESKQENVFKAKLVVKRHNIELVKGKPTEFFTYNGYIPGQLIIANEGDRIELELHNQLDEPTTLHCHGLPAPSDQDGNPQDPVEPGQSRIYQFTLPKGCAGTYWYHTHAHGLTASQAYKGLAGAFIVKAKDDPLSFLPEQHWLISDLRLDNNAQIPGNEVFDWINGREGQFTLINGQRQPKITLTGQERIRIWNACSAKYLRLAIPHCEFIVVGTDGGLLEQPQSPVSELLLAPAERYEVIVKIHQTGQTNLQNLPYNRGKMFVPFEPITQTLANIELTPQQELVIPNKLRQIDDFGAITAQKEVTFVERQHHHIDWENLSEQETQDILKNMFLVNGKTYDMNRVDLVSKVNEVEEWSIFNISHMDHPFHIHGTQFIVLEHIFEDKSYKPVKALKDTVNIRPYELVKIKIVQRQKGLRMFHCHILEHENLGMMAQLNVV, from the coding sequence ATGAATCGCCGTCAATTTGTTCACTTTAGCTTATCAGCAACAGCTTTAGCTTTACTACCTCAGTTTAAAACTATGGCTTGTGATAAACATCATCTTCATCATACAGCAATGTATGAGAATATTCCTATCGCTCCACCAACAGCATTACTTCCCGTTGAAGCCTTAGCCAACAATATGCCGTTAGCACCATTAACCTTGCTCACAAACGAATCAAAACAGGAAAATGTGTTTAAAGCTAAATTAGTAGTAAAACGGCATAATATTGAGCTAGTTAAAGGCAAACCTACCGAATTTTTTACCTATAACGGCTATATACCAGGACAATTAATTATTGCGAATGAAGGGGATCGCATAGAACTTGAACTTCATAATCAGCTTGATGAACCTACCACTTTGCATTGTCATGGTTTACCCGCCCCATCAGATCAAGACGGTAATCCTCAAGATCCCGTAGAACCCGGACAATCACGCATTTACCAATTTACTCTTCCTAAAGGTTGTGCTGGCACTTATTGGTACCACACTCATGCCCATGGATTAACTGCCAGTCAGGCTTATAAAGGATTAGCGGGTGCATTTATTGTTAAAGCCAAAGATGATCCACTTTCCTTTTTACCTGAACAACATTGGCTCATTTCTGATTTACGCTTAGATAATAATGCTCAAATCCCAGGCAATGAAGTATTTGATTGGATTAATGGACGAGAAGGACAATTTACCCTCATTAATGGTCAACGCCAACCGAAAATAACCTTAACAGGACAAGAACGTATCCGTATTTGGAATGCTTGTAGTGCCAAATATCTTCGCTTAGCCATACCTCATTGTGAGTTCATCGTGGTAGGAACTGATGGAGGGCTACTTGAGCAACCTCAATCACCAGTTAGCGAACTATTACTCGCCCCAGCTGAGCGTTATGAAGTAATAGTAAAAATTCATCAAACAGGGCAAACTAACTTACAAAATCTGCCTTATAATCGAGGTAAAATGTTTGTTCCTTTTGAACCTATCACACAAACCTTAGCAAATATTGAATTAACCCCACAGCAAGAATTGGTAATACCAAATAAATTACGCCAAATTGATGATTTCGGTGCAATTACTGCCCAAAAAGAAGTTACCTTTGTGGAACGCCAACATCATCATATTGATTGGGAAAATTTATCTGAACAGGAAACGCAAGACATTTTAAAGAATATGTTTCTTGTAAATGGAAAAACTTATGATATGAATCGTGTAGATCTTGTCAGTAAGGTTAATGAGGTTGAAGAATGGTCTATCTTTAATATTTCTCATATGGATCACCCATTCCATATCCATGGTACACAATTTATTGTGCTTGAACATATTTTTGAAGACAAATCTTATAAACCAGTCAAGGCATTAAAAGATACCGTTAATATACGACCCTACGAGCTAGTCAAAATAAAAATTGTACAACGTCAAAAAGGTCTTCGTATGTTCCATTGCCATATTCTCGAACATGAAAACCTAGGTATGATGGCACAACTTAATGTTGTTTAA
- a CDS encoding helix-turn-helix domain-containing protein — protein MDAPEILTIREAAKYLNYSYNTIYNKREKWGFFKMEGCKGWRIKKSDLDLMIQTAQNTSRLGVWVGDKEKTCRSGKTKKVEYGKLISPHQTGNEFVALLTQVKKN, from the coding sequence ATGGACGCACCTGAAATATTAACCATAAGAGAAGCTGCAAAATATTTAAACTATTCCTATAACACGATTTATAACAAACGTGAAAAATGGGGATTTTTTAAAATGGAAGGCTGTAAAGGATGGAGAATTAAAAAATCGGATCTTGATTTAATGATCCAAACAGCACAAAATACAAGCCGACTAGGTGTTTGGGTCGGCGATAAGGAGAAAACATGCCGATCAGGAAAGACAAAAAAAGTGGAATATGGCAAATTGATTTCGCCACACCAAACGGGCAACGAATTCGTTGCTCTTCTCACACAAGTGAAAAAAAATTAG
- a CDS encoding ABC transporter ATP-binding protein yields the protein MLQLEDLTIYRHTQKIVENLHLNFEQGKIYTILGPNGAGKSSLLKAIFGEIPYQGKISYQQQFNQESLSKWQKSIGYMPQDCLVDASLNALEVILLGHIDKLTLHISDEHLSEVITLMQMLEISHLAHRDITTLSGGQRQLIMFAQALIKQPNILLLDEPVSALDMHHQLNLLEKVQQYTRKHQIITIMILHDLNLASQFSDKLILLGEGKLQAQGLPNDVLKQDIISQLYHIHLEILFDNAGLPVIRPLAKKPLN from the coding sequence ATGTTACAGTTAGAAGATTTAACAATTTATCGTCATACACAAAAAATCGTAGAAAATTTACACCTTAATTTTGAACAAGGAAAAATTTATACGATTTTAGGCCCTAATGGTGCTGGAAAATCTTCATTGCTTAAAGCAATCTTTGGAGAAATACCCTATCAAGGGAAAATAAGCTATCAACAACAATTTAACCAAGAATCTTTGTCAAAATGGCAAAAATCTATTGGCTATATGCCACAAGATTGCCTCGTTGATGCTTCATTGAATGCACTAGAAGTTATATTACTGGGACATATTGATAAATTAACCTTACATATCAGTGATGAACATCTCTCTGAGGTAATAACATTAATGCAAATGCTAGAAATTAGTCATCTAGCACATAGAGATATTACTACCTTAAGTGGTGGACAACGACAATTGATTATGTTCGCTCAAGCACTGATCAAACAACCTAATATTTTATTATTAGATGAACCTGTGAGTGCTTTAGATATGCACCATCAATTAAATTTACTTGAAAAAGTACAACAATATACTAGAAAACATCAAATAATTACCATTATGATATTGCACGATTTAAACCTTGCCTCCCAATTTTCTGATAAGCTAATATTATTAGGCGAAGGGAAATTACAAGCGCAAGGTTTACCTAATGACGTCTTAAAACAAGACATCATTAGTCAACTCTATCATATTCATCTAGAAATATTGTTTGATAATGCAGGATTACCCGTTATTCGCCCATTAGCTAAAAAACCCTTGAATTAA
- a CDS encoding tyrosine-type recombinase/integrase has translation MPIRKDKKSGIWQIDFATPNGQRIRCSSHTSEKKLAQELHDKLKHEAWLQCKLNKKPDKTVEDALILFLKEALHQRDKDTKARHAEYWQAAIGHKSLSSLTSEDIVNNLPTHKTSTGNELSPSTQNRYRTSIMRALNLAKQAGWVDSIPYVKKNDEPKKRVRWLTHYEADTLLDNLSLSWMKDVCSFALMTGARMTEILTLTWDKIDFIRSIAIVTSDIAKSGRARALPLSHEAINFLRQKETKKISNYIFHRGKGKLITDIDREDFKRALNKSNITNFRFHDLRHTWASWHVQNGTPLMVLKELGGWETLEMVQKYAHLNAEHLLNYANQVKFSSKSIFDSSKMQAENENLFDLPENKKAVSY, from the coding sequence ATGCCGATCAGGAAAGACAAAAAAAGTGGAATATGGCAAATTGATTTCGCCACACCAAACGGGCAACGAATTCGTTGCTCTTCTCACACAAGTGAAAAAAAATTAGCCCAAGAATTACACGACAAACTCAAACATGAGGCTTGGTTACAGTGTAAATTAAACAAAAAGCCTGATAAAACCGTTGAAGATGCTCTAATTTTATTTCTCAAAGAAGCCTTACATCAGAGAGATAAAGATACTAAAGCTCGACACGCAGAATATTGGCAGGCTGCAATAGGGCATAAATCCTTAAGCTCTTTAACAAGTGAAGATATTGTAAACAATCTGCCCACTCACAAAACGAGTACAGGTAACGAATTGTCCCCATCAACGCAAAATCGTTATCGTACCTCAATTATGCGAGCCTTAAATTTGGCTAAACAAGCCGGTTGGGTTGATTCAATTCCCTATGTTAAGAAAAATGATGAACCTAAAAAACGAGTACGTTGGCTAACACATTATGAAGCAGATACATTACTCGATAATTTAAGTTTATCTTGGATGAAAGACGTCTGCTCTTTTGCCCTTATGACTGGCGCAAGAATGACAGAAATCTTAACCCTGACTTGGGATAAAATTGATTTTATAAGAAGTATCGCTATTGTAACGAGCGATATTGCCAAATCAGGGCGAGCAAGGGCATTGCCTTTAAGCCACGAAGCAATCAATTTCTTAAGGCAAAAAGAAACGAAGAAAATCTCAAATTACATTTTTCATCGGGGAAAAGGAAAATTAATTACGGATATTGATAGGGAGGATTTTAAGCGGGCTTTGAATAAGTCCAATATAACCAATTTTCGTTTTCATGATTTAAGGCATACCTGGGCAAGTTGGCATGTTCAAAACGGCACGCCGCTAATGGTTTTAAAAGAACTTGGTGGCTGGGAAACCTTAGAAATGGTGCAGAAATATGCCCATTTAAACGCAGAGCATTTATTGAACTACGCAAATCAAGTCAAGTTTTCGTCAAAGTCTATTTTTGACAGCTCAAAAATGCAAGCAGAAAACGAAAATTTATTCGATCTGCCAGAAAATAAAAAAGCCGTAAGTTATTGA
- a CDS encoding FecCD family ABC transporter permease: protein MTSTTVNQIIKNQRLLERKRWFVLFSFLILCFCSLVFDIVTGPSMLPINEVINALFQLKDVDKMTHIIVFELRLPMALMALVVGAALGVGGAEIQTLLNNPMASPYTLGLAAAAGLGASLVIAFGSFGLPTTFAVPLGAFIMTMFSAMILFLFSASRRFNAAMLVLVGIALLFLFQSLLSLIQYISAPEISQQILFWLFGSLTKATWENLTVTFVITGIAIFLLSKDMWKLTALRLGEERAKSLGINLQFLRIKTLIIVAIMTATAISFVGVIGFIGLVAPHVSRLLLGEDQRFFLPGAMLVGAVFLSISSVLSKIIIPGALFPVGIVTSFVGVPFFFWIILTKR, encoded by the coding sequence ATGACATCAACAACCGTTAATCAAATTATCAAAAACCAACGTTTATTAGAACGTAAACGTTGGTTTGTGCTGTTTTCTTTCTTGATACTTTGTTTTTGTAGCCTTGTTTTTGATATTGTAACAGGCCCATCAATGTTACCCATTAATGAAGTGATTAATGCTTTATTTCAATTAAAAGATGTGGATAAAATGACCCATATCATTGTTTTTGAATTGCGTTTACCCATGGCTCTTATGGCGTTGGTGGTAGGTGCTGCTCTTGGTGTTGGTGGGGCTGAAATACAAACGTTACTTAACAATCCTATGGCAAGTCCTTACACACTAGGACTTGCCGCAGCAGCAGGATTAGGGGCATCATTGGTTATTGCTTTTGGGAGTTTTGGCTTGCCAACTACCTTTGCCGTTCCCTTAGGAGCATTTATCATGACTATGTTTTCAGCGATGATTCTGTTTCTTTTTTCAGCCTCTCGCCGTTTTAATGCGGCAATGTTAGTATTAGTAGGAATCGCATTATTATTTCTATTCCAATCATTATTATCACTGATTCAATATATTTCAGCCCCTGAAATTTCTCAGCAGATTTTATTTTGGCTTTTTGGCAGTTTGACCAAAGCAACTTGGGAAAATTTAACAGTAACTTTTGTTATTACAGGAATAGCTATTTTCTTACTTTCAAAAGATATGTGGAAACTTACTGCTTTACGCTTAGGTGAAGAAAGGGCAAAAAGTTTAGGCATTAACTTACAATTCTTACGCATAAAAACCTTGATCATTGTCGCTATTATGACGGCTACTGCAATCAGTTTTGTAGGGGTAATTGGTTTTATTGGCCTTGTTGCACCTCATGTTTCACGCCTATTATTAGGTGAAGATCAGCGTTTCTTTTTACCGGGCGCAATGTTAGTGGGAGCGGTTTTTCTTTCTATATCTTCAGTGCTATCAAAAATCATTATACCTGGCGCTTTATTTCCAGTAGGAATCGTTACCTCTTTTGTTGGCGTTCCTTTTTTCTTTTGGATTATTTTGACAAAACGTTAG
- a CDS encoding DNA cytosine methyltransferase: MKFTYGSVCSGIEAVTCAWHNFAQPLWFAEIEPFPSAVLAHHFPEVPNLGDMTLLADKILTREIEAPDVLVGGTPCQAFSVAGYRLSLEDERGNLTLKFLEIANAIDHIRYKDGKAPLIILWENVPGVLSTKDNAFGQFLAGLANGSEPLLPPRQLKWGNAGYIHAQRTLTWRTLDAQYFGVAQRRKRVFLVASARKRSTCQILFEQASLSGNIKPSGKEGKDFTQNIETSITSNNRSVMCIDKQITVNENICSAMVATQYKQPPVIVHGTQDPIVSEKTAHCLGRNNGMENVLFEIKGTEAIRLHENVSPTLKARMGTGGNNVPCITQKSVVRKLTPVECERLQGFPDNWTKIPYRNKPAEQCPDSPRYKAIGNSMAVPVMRWIGLRIQQYLKSEYNL, from the coding sequence ATGAAATTCACTTATGGCTCAGTCTGTTCAGGGATTGAGGCAGTAACCTGTGCTTGGCATAATTTCGCACAGCCTTTATGGTTTGCTGAAATTGAGCCTTTTCCTAGTGCAGTGTTAGCACACCACTTCCCAGAAGTTCCTAATCTCGGTGATATGACTTTACTTGCAGACAAAATATTAACTCGTGAAATAGAAGCCCCTGATGTGCTTGTGGGTGGTACGCCTTGTCAAGCATTCTCGGTAGCAGGTTATCGTTTATCGCTAGAAGATGAACGAGGTAATTTAACATTGAAATTTTTGGAGATAGCCAATGCAATCGACCATATCAGATATAAAGACGGCAAAGCCCCCCTTATCATCCTGTGGGAAAACGTTCCCGGTGTTCTTTCAACCAAGGACAACGCTTTCGGACAGTTTTTGGCTGGATTGGCTAACGGCTCAGAGCCATTACTACCGCCACGACAGCTCAAATGGGGAAATGCTGGTTATATCCATGCTCAAAGAACCCTTACATGGCGAACCCTCGATGCTCAATATTTCGGAGTTGCCCAACGCCGCAAAAGAGTGTTCCTTGTGGCAAGTGCTAGAAAACGAAGTACCTGCCAAATATTATTTGAGCAAGCGAGCTTGTCAGGGAATATTAAACCGAGCGGAAAAGAGGGGAAAGATTTTACCCAAAACATTGAAACAAGCATTACTTCAAATAATCGATCAGTGATGTGCATTGATAAGCAAATAACCGTAAACGAGAATATTTGTTCAGCAATGGTAGCAACGCAATATAAGCAACCACCTGTTATTGTACATGGTACGCAAGACCCAATCGTATCAGAAAAGACGGCTCATTGTTTGGGGCGTAATAATGGTATGGAAAATGTGCTGTTTGAAATAAAGGGAACAGAGGCGATTAGATTGCATGAAAATGTATCTCCAACCTTAAAAGCGAGAATGGGAACAGGGGGAAATAATGTTCCTTGTATTACCCAGAAAAGTGTTGTGAGGAAACTTACACCTGTTGAATGCGAACGTTTACAAGGTTTTCCTGATAATTGGACAAAAATACCTTACCGTAACAAACCTGCCGAGCAATGCCCTGATAGCCCTCGCTATAAAGCCATTGGAAATTCTATGGCTGTTCCTGTAATGCGATGGATTGGATTGAGAATTCAGCAATATTTAAAAAGTGAGTATAACCTATGA
- a CDS encoding Gp49 family protein produces MNKLTREFLEEQITKVEYQHLPDSTTVLCIIWLKSGFVVTGESACIEPAVFCWGTGGQIAYEKAFDKLWELFGFYVKQKAFEEQQ; encoded by the coding sequence ATGAACAAACTCACTAGAGAATTTTTAGAGGAACAAATCACTAAGGTCGAGTATCAACATTTACCAGATTCCACAACAGTACTTTGTATTATTTGGTTGAAATCTGGGTTCGTTGTAACTGGTGAATCAGCTTGTATAGAGCCAGCTGTGTTTTGTTGGGGGACAGGAGGGCAAATCGCCTATGAGAAAGCTTTTGATAAGTTATGGGAACTATTTGGTTTCTATGTGAAACAAAAAGCATTTGAAGAACAACAATAA
- a CDS encoding TusE/DsrC/DsvC family sulfur relay protein — protein MLKLNGVIIETDPNGYLMDLNQWSPAVAELIAQQEQITLSEAHWEVIYFVRHFYQEYKTSPAIRMLVKAMSQKLGEEKGNSRYLQRLFPDGPAKQATKLAGLPKPAKCL, from the coding sequence ATGCTTAAACTTAACGGTGTTATTATTGAGACTGATCCTAATGGTTATTTAATGGATCTTAACCAATGGTCGCCGGCTGTGGCTGAGCTTATTGCACAGCAAGAACAAATTACACTCAGTGAAGCACATTGGGAAGTTATTTATTTTGTCCGTCATTTTTATCAAGAATACAAAACCTCTCCTGCGATTAGAATGCTGGTAAAAGCAATGAGTCAAAAACTAGGCGAAGAAAAAGGCAATAGTCGTTATTTACAACGTTTATTTCCCGATGGTCCAGCCAAACAAGCGACTAAACTTGCTGGATTACCTAAGCCAGCCAAATGTTTATAA
- a CDS encoding plastocyanin/azurin family copper-binding protein: MKKSLSILTLLFAFSSATFANQHHEIQMLDYGEGGSMVFEPAYLKANVGDTVTFKATHKGHWVQSKTLPEGVTEFLSEDGQDFTITLSEEGIYVYTCPPHRMVNMNGVIQAGNPVNLEQAKAMVFELDKRSMQNKGRLTKYFSE, translated from the coding sequence ATGAAAAAATCATTATCTATTCTTACCCTTTTATTCGCATTTTCTTCTGCAACATTTGCTAACCAACACCATGAAATACAAATGCTCGACTATGGTGAAGGTGGTAGTATGGTATTTGAGCCTGCTTATCTAAAAGCAAATGTAGGAGATACGGTAACCTTTAAGGCAACTCATAAAGGGCATTGGGTACAAAGTAAAACATTGCCAGAAGGTGTTACTGAATTTCTTAGTGAAGACGGTCAAGACTTTACTATTACACTCAGTGAAGAAGGTATTTATGTCTACACTTGCCCGCCTCATCGCATGGTCAATATGAATGGTGTCATTCAAGCAGGTAATCCCGTAAACCTTGAACAAGCAAAAGCAATGGTCTTTGAATTAGATAAACGATCTATGCAAAATAAAGGACGTTTAACAAAATATTTTTCTGAATAA
- a CDS encoding ABC transporter substrate-binding protein: MLSKFKLSSYLLSAIIATISPYLYAKPVQITDTANRQVTVDLPAKRVVLGFYYQDYMAIGGENALDNVVGFSKAVWSDWAPPSWQAFSQAIPKLNELADVGEVEVGTFSIEKVMSLNPDLLILADWQYQALGSDLDKIEKANIPIVVLDYNAQTVEKHLQSTEILGKLTGQEEKAKQLSKNYQQIVDTIQSRVKQANLPKPKVYAEFGNKGPSEHSITFGKSMWGAMIDLVGGENISASSVDYYGSINPEQVLAAKPDVIIITGRETELKKNPEAMVLGWQIERQDAEKRLAQFAHRAGWTDLPAIKNQHLYGAYHANSRTLSDGASLQFMAKAIYPELFTDLNPEQTYLDFYRDNLPVIPQGTFYILTQE; encoded by the coding sequence ATGTTATCAAAATTTAAACTATCATCTTACTTACTAAGTGCTATTATCGCCACAATTTCTCCATATCTTTATGCTAAACCTGTACAAATTACCGACACAGCCAATAGACAAGTTACTGTTGATTTACCCGCCAAACGTGTTGTTCTCGGTTTTTATTACCAAGATTATATGGCAATAGGAGGCGAAAACGCTTTAGATAATGTCGTTGGTTTTTCTAAAGCCGTTTGGAGTGATTGGGCTCCACCAAGTTGGCAAGCCTTTAGCCAAGCAATTCCGAAATTAAATGAATTAGCGGATGTTGGTGAAGTTGAAGTAGGAACATTTTCCATTGAAAAAGTGATGTCATTAAATCCCGATCTGTTGATTTTGGCCGATTGGCAATACCAAGCTTTAGGCTCAGATTTAGATAAAATAGAAAAAGCTAATATCCCTATTGTCGTACTTGATTATAATGCTCAAACTGTTGAAAAACATCTCCAATCTACTGAAATTTTGGGAAAACTTACTGGCCAAGAAGAAAAGGCTAAGCAGTTATCTAAAAATTATCAACAAATTGTTGATACTATTCAATCTAGAGTAAAACAAGCCAATTTACCTAAACCTAAAGTTTATGCTGAGTTTGGTAATAAAGGCCCAAGTGAACACAGTATTACTTTTGGGAAAAGTATGTGGGGAGCAATGATTGATCTAGTTGGAGGTGAAAATATTTCAGCATCATCTGTTGATTATTATGGCTCTATTAATCCTGAGCAAGTTCTTGCTGCTAAACCTGATGTCATTATTATTACAGGGCGAGAAACTGAATTGAAGAAAAATCCCGAAGCTATGGTATTAGGTTGGCAAATAGAACGACAAGATGCGGAAAAACGCCTAGCACAATTTGCTCATCGAGCAGGGTGGACAGATCTCCCTGCCATAAAAAATCAACATTTATATGGTGCCTACCATGCAAATTCTCGTACATTGTCTGACGGAGCTTCATTACAGTTTATGGCAAAAGCCATTTATCCTGAACTCTTTACCGATTTAAATCCAGAACAAACCTATTTGGACTTTTATCGTGATAATCTTCCCGTTATTCCACAAGGTACATTTTATATCCTAACGCAAGAATAA
- a CDS encoding ATP-grasp domain-containing protein translates to MLTITTCQQYPELSANLQGLWHLLRQQVKITITPWQNLPMTDFVLPLCCWDYSEQANQFIYWLKQAQKVGTDFFNPISLLLWNSHKNYLCDLAKMGKNVIPSLIVPPNNTLIKQIMCQQHWHTVVIKPTIGQSGKNVICLTQQALNTINLSHYKQEIVLQPFIPEIQTYGETSLIFFNGQYSHAVKRQPRQGEWRANSAYGVQIIPISPKNKIQQQAQNLINQLPQIPLYARIDGIVLEEKLLINELELIEPALYLNEDSTQTLARVLINHIKK, encoded by the coding sequence ATGCTTACCATTACAACCTGCCAACAATATCCTGAGCTCAGTGCTAATTTACAAGGATTATGGCATTTACTGCGTCAACAAGTAAAAATAACCATTACGCCATGGCAAAATTTACCTATGACCGACTTTGTGTTACCGCTTTGTTGTTGGGATTATTCTGAACAAGCTAATCAATTTATTTATTGGTTAAAGCAAGCACAAAAGGTAGGAACTGATTTCTTTAATCCAATTAGCTTATTACTTTGGAATTCACATAAAAACTATTTATGCGACCTTGCCAAAATGGGAAAAAACGTTATTCCTAGCCTAATTGTTCCCCCCAATAATACATTGATTAAACAAATTATGTGCCAACAACATTGGCATACCGTTGTAATTAAGCCCACCATAGGTCAAAGTGGTAAAAATGTTATTTGTCTGACCCAGCAAGCGTTAAACACAATTAATTTATCACATTATAAACAAGAGATTGTCTTACAACCTTTTATCCCAGAAATACAAACTTATGGTGAAACCAGTTTAATTTTCTTTAATGGGCAATATAGCCATGCAGTAAAACGACAACCTCGTCAAGGCGAATGGCGTGCAAATAGTGCTTATGGAGTACAAATAATTCCCATATCTCCTAAAAATAAAATTCAACAACAAGCCCAAAATCTTATTAATCAATTACCTCAAATTCCGCTCTATGCCCGAATTGATGGAATAGTATTAGAAGAAAAATTGCTCATTAATGAATTAGAACTGATTGAACCCGCACTTTATCTTAATGAAGATAGCACTCAAACATTAGCAAGAGTATTGATAAACCATATCAAAAAATAA
- a CDS encoding acylphosphatase produces the protein MGNQRITKHFAIYGKVQGVGFRYFTWKQAKQMQITGWVKNLEDNSVQVLAQGSEEDIALFKQWLEQGPKQAKVELVLELEQGQVVEQVYSQFSIKY, from the coding sequence ATGGGAAATCAACGAATCACAAAACATTTTGCCATTTACGGCAAGGTACAGGGTGTCGGTTTTCGTTATTTTACTTGGAAACAAGCTAAACAAATGCAGATAACTGGCTGGGTAAAAAATTTGGAAGATAATAGTGTTCAGGTCTTAGCACAAGGGAGTGAGGAAGATATTGCCTTATTTAAGCAATGGTTAGAACAAGGACCTAAACAAGCTAAAGTAGAGCTTGTCCTTGAGTTAGAGCAAGGACAAGTGGTGGAACAAGTTTATTCACAATTTTCTATAAAATATTAA